Proteins from one uncultured Cohaesibacter sp. genomic window:
- a CDS encoding tripartite tricarboxylate transporter permease has translation MYSDLIQSLPNVIAWANIAALIIGVLAGIVVGAMPGLSATMAISVLVPFTFGLEPLVALGLMAGIYNGAMYGGAIPAVLLRIPGTPAAVATTFDGYPMAQQGKGGYALQVAVVSSAFGGMASAIALMLLAPPLSRVTLLFGPAEVFWVAVFGLCSIIFLLGGNVAKGLISACFGVFVSVVGSDPIFGNDRYTFGQLELLDGIHIVILLVGLYALPPVIDLLESPLKTENSAGDRLGTEPIWRTFPQMLRFWKTWIRSALIGIWIGILPGAGGSMAAFMSYNEARRSSKTPETWGNGEPEGVAASETANNADTAAALIPALTLGIPGTAVAAIMLGGLLIHGLQPGPMLFRNNPDIVFGFMWQFLFGAILLVFLGGSLATNSFAKLLKLPRPLLGSVIIILMLIGVYSIHGRMFDVYLMLGFGAIGYVMDKLRFPLPPVVLGLILGGFAEENLRLALRIGRGNWMVLFQNVTSLILVALTVAVVVGPMLKHRLIDKKKAESKG, from the coding sequence ATGTATTCTGATCTTATCCAGTCCCTGCCAAACGTTATCGCCTGGGCCAATATCGCCGCGCTGATTATCGGTGTTCTTGCCGGTATCGTCGTCGGTGCGATGCCGGGCCTTAGCGCCACCATGGCAATCTCCGTTCTTGTCCCCTTCACATTCGGTCTTGAGCCGCTGGTCGCGCTCGGCCTGATGGCTGGCATCTATAACGGCGCCATGTATGGCGGTGCCATCCCCGCAGTTTTGCTGCGCATTCCCGGAACGCCGGCAGCCGTCGCCACGACCTTTGATGGCTACCCCATGGCGCAACAGGGGAAGGGCGGGTATGCCCTGCAGGTTGCTGTCGTCTCGTCCGCTTTTGGCGGCATGGCCAGTGCCATCGCTCTGATGCTGCTCGCTCCGCCGCTCTCGCGCGTTACCCTGCTTTTCGGTCCTGCTGAAGTCTTCTGGGTTGCCGTCTTTGGCCTCTGCAGCATCATCTTTCTGCTGGGCGGCAATGTGGCCAAGGGGCTCATCAGCGCCTGCTTCGGTGTGTTCGTTTCCGTTGTCGGCTCCGACCCGATATTCGGCAATGACCGCTACACCTTCGGCCAGCTTGAACTGCTGGACGGCATTCACATCGTCATTCTGCTGGTTGGCCTCTATGCCTTGCCGCCGGTTATCGATCTGCTCGAAAGCCCGCTGAAGACTGAGAATTCCGCCGGAGATCGCCTTGGCACAGAGCCAATCTGGCGTACTTTCCCGCAGATGCTCCGCTTCTGGAAAACATGGATTCGATCAGCCCTGATAGGCATCTGGATCGGTATTCTGCCCGGAGCCGGTGGCTCCATGGCTGCCTTCATGTCCTATAACGAAGCCCGTCGCTCCAGTAAAACACCGGAGACCTGGGGCAATGGGGAACCCGAAGGCGTGGCAGCCTCGGAAACGGCCAACAATGCCGATACCGCCGCTGCGCTCATTCCAGCCCTGACGCTGGGTATTCCGGGCACTGCTGTAGCAGCCATCATGCTTGGTGGTCTCCTGATCCACGGGCTGCAGCCCGGACCGATGCTCTTCCGCAACAATCCGGACATCGTGTTCGGCTTCATGTGGCAGTTCCTGTTCGGGGCTATCTTGTTGGTTTTCCTTGGAGGGTCTCTGGCTACCAACAGCTTTGCCAAGCTGCTTAAGCTGCCTCGTCCGCTATTGGGCTCGGTGATCATCATTCTCATGCTGATCGGTGTCTATTCAATCCATGGGCGCATGTTCGATGTCTATCTGATGCTCGGATTTGGAGCGATAGGCTATGTCATGGACAAGCTGAGATTCCCGCTTCCGCCGGTTGTTCTCGGCCTCATCCTGGGAGGCTTTGCTGAAGAAAACCTGCGCCTTGCCCTACGCATTGGCCGTGGGAACTGGATGGTGCTGTTCCAGAATGTCACTAGCCTCATTCTGGTTGCCCTGACTGTTGCCGTGGTTGTCGGTCCCATGCTGAAGCATCGCCTTATCGACAAGAAAAAGGCCGAAAGCAAAGGATAG
- a CDS encoding tripartite tricarboxylate transporter substrate binding protein, with translation MQKIFKTIALASAFLTMAGTAFAQYPEKPIKVIVGYSAGGGTDVMARTVAPFLEKYLGDGASIVVKNMPGASGQIGVTEVANADKDGYTLGTYNLPGMMARTLDRKADYDASSFTYLANVVNDPNVIVTSKSSGLDTVEKLLAEAKANPGAITVGMSSLGGDDHFLLRKLQQMTETEFTIVPFRGSAPARTALMGGHVAMGILNISEVSAFKDEINVLGVALEDRSEFAPNVPTFKEQGVDLINGSMRGFVAPAGLPDDVRDTLLAAFEKLKTDKEFAAAMKATANPVQVVTGDAFEKLNADLLDFAKSVWEESPWR, from the coding sequence ATGCAAAAGATCTTTAAAACAATCGCATTGGCGAGCGCGTTCCTGACAATGGCAGGAACAGCTTTTGCTCAATATCCGGAAAAGCCGATCAAGGTGATCGTGGGCTATTCCGCAGGTGGTGGCACCGACGTCATGGCTCGCACGGTCGCCCCATTTCTTGAAAAATATCTTGGCGACGGAGCAAGCATCGTCGTCAAGAATATGCCGGGCGCCAGTGGGCAGATCGGTGTAACCGAAGTCGCAAATGCTGACAAGGACGGTTACACACTGGGCACCTACAACCTGCCAGGCATGATGGCACGCACATTGGACCGCAAGGCCGATTACGATGCCTCCAGCTTTACCTATCTGGCCAACGTCGTGAATGACCCCAATGTGATCGTTACCTCCAAGAGTAGCGGTCTGGATACGGTCGAAAAATTGCTCGCAGAGGCAAAAGCCAACCCGGGGGCCATCACTGTAGGCATGTCCAGCCTTGGTGGCGATGACCACTTCCTGCTGCGCAAACTTCAGCAGATGACGGAAACGGAATTCACAATCGTTCCGTTCCGCGGCTCGGCACCTGCCCGTACCGCGCTGATGGGTGGACATGTGGCCATGGGCATTCTCAACATTTCCGAAGTGTCTGCCTTCAAGGACGAAATCAATGTTCTTGGCGTAGCTCTTGAAGATCGCTCCGAGTTCGCACCAAATGTGCCGACCTTCAAGGAACAGGGCGTTGACCTGATCAACGGTTCCATGCGCGGCTTTGTTGCGCCAGCCGGCCTTCCCGATGATGTGCGCGACACCTTGCTTGCCGCATTTGAGAAACTGAAAACCGACAAGGAATTTGCCGCCGCCATGAAAGCAACGGCAAACCCGGTTCAGGTCGTCACCGGCGATGCGTTTGAGAAGCTGAATGCCGATTTGCTCGACTTTGCCAAATCCGTTTGGGAAGAGAGCCCCTGGCGTTGA
- a CDS encoding DHA2 family efflux MFS transporter permease subunit, whose translation MSHSVSDSQPAVVVANRALLTFGLMLATIMQVLDTTIANVALPHMSASLGAAQHEINWVLTSYIVAAAIATPITGWLSDRIGQKPLFLFAVTGFTVASALCGIATSLGEMVAFRILQGLCGAMIAPLAQTVIMNINPKERLAQAMAIYGMGIMVAPIIGPTLGGWLTESVNWRWVFLVNVPVGILCIVMLLVYMPNSDVRKRNFDFFGFAMLALGVGSLQLMLDRGSDNNWFESIETWIELGLVVSGLWVYVVHSVTAKNPFVDLRIFKDANFALASVVMFLIGLSLFSGLALLPPLLQNFLGYSVLSSGELMAPRGVASMVAMMIVGRVSHRVDLRLMMVFGALVMTVSLWMMTGFNLQMGSWPIILTGALQGFGMGFIFVPLSTMAFMTLSPKLRGDGTAMYALVRNMGQGIGVSVVSAVLTHMMQVNHAELASRITITSDAVHQHVPGLLSGVLTSIYRVNALVTQQSAMLSYIDDFWLMAVLSLVSIPLLVLLRKPKKQPVKES comes from the coding sequence ATGTCTCACTCCGTATCCGACTCGCAACCTGCTGTGGTTGTCGCCAATAGGGCGCTGCTGACTTTCGGGCTGATGCTGGCCACGATCATGCAGGTGCTCGATACGACCATCGCTAACGTTGCCCTGCCGCATATGTCTGCATCGCTTGGGGCCGCTCAGCATGAGATCAACTGGGTTCTGACCTCATATATCGTGGCGGCCGCCATCGCCACCCCCATCACGGGCTGGCTCAGCGACAGGATCGGTCAAAAGCCGTTGTTCCTCTTTGCTGTAACGGGCTTCACGGTGGCCTCGGCCCTGTGTGGTATCGCCACAAGCCTTGGCGAGATGGTTGCCTTCCGTATCCTTCAGGGACTGTGCGGCGCGATGATTGCGCCGCTGGCGCAGACCGTGATCATGAATATCAACCCCAAGGAACGCCTGGCGCAAGCCATGGCGATCTACGGCATGGGGATCATGGTGGCCCCGATCATCGGGCCAACCCTTGGCGGCTGGCTGACCGAGAGTGTCAACTGGCGTTGGGTGTTTTTGGTGAATGTGCCGGTTGGTATCCTCTGTATCGTCATGCTGCTTGTCTATATGCCGAACTCGGATGTTCGGAAGCGGAATTTTGACTTTTTCGGCTTTGCCATGCTTGCGCTCGGTGTCGGCTCGCTGCAGTTGATGCTGGACCGTGGATCCGACAACAACTGGTTCGAAAGCATTGAAACCTGGATCGAGCTCGGGCTCGTGGTATCTGGCCTCTGGGTCTATGTGGTCCACTCGGTGACCGCAAAGAACCCCTTTGTTGATCTGCGGATTTTCAAGGACGCAAACTTTGCTCTGGCCTCTGTTGTTATGTTTCTTATCGGGCTGTCCCTGTTCTCCGGTTTGGCGCTTCTGCCACCGCTGCTACAGAATTTCCTCGGCTATTCCGTGCTTTCCTCTGGCGAGCTCATGGCGCCAAGAGGCGTCGCCTCCATGGTTGCCATGATGATTGTCGGGCGGGTGAGTCATAGAGTTGATTTGCGCCTGATGATGGTCTTCGGGGCACTGGTCATGACGGTTTCTCTATGGATGATGACCGGCTTCAACCTGCAAATGGGATCTTGGCCGATTATTCTGACTGGCGCTCTGCAAGGTTTTGGCATGGGCTTCATCTTTGTTCCGCTCTCCACGATGGCCTTCATGACGCTCTCGCCAAAGCTGCGTGGGGACGGCACGGCTATGTATGCACTGGTGCGTAATATGGGGCAGGGGATAGGGGTCTCAGTGGTTTCGGCTGTGCTCACCCACATGATGCAGGTAAATCATGCAGAATTGGCCAGCCGCATCACAATCACGTCTGACGCCGTGCATCAGCATGTTCCCGGGCTTCTCTCCGGCGTACTGACGTCCATTTACAGGGTCAATGCGCTGGTAACCCAGCAATCGGCGATGCTGAGCTATATCGATGACTTCTGGCTGATGGCGGTTCTAAGTCTGGTTTCCATTCCGCTTCTGGTTCTGCTGCGCAAACCCAAGAAGCAGCCTGTCAAGGAATCCTGA
- a CDS encoding LysR family transcriptional regulator, translated as MDTRQLKTLVAITTYRTFSKAADIVGLTPSAVSQQIQALESELNVKIFERASRPPSLTTEGRQVLELAKEILHLEENTIAGLKGRKMSGTIRLGTVRTSALNLLPQAVVAMHDKYPALKINLRVGFSSSMISDVASGRLDAAVVAEHVSLPPQLRWSPFLHEPLWIIAPETVTERDPIHLLGSYPFVRFATNVPLSNLIDTEISRLGVVTLDVAEIDTIGAIVTCVRQGLGISVVPHSAVQSPDADRVVKLPFGNPHITRRIGIVERINAPRGEVIERLHALLADLCGEYGVWRE; from the coding sequence ATGGACACCCGACAGCTTAAAACTTTAGTCGCAATTACAACTTACCGTACTTTCAGCAAAGCAGCTGATATTGTGGGGCTGACACCTTCGGCTGTCAGTCAGCAGATCCAGGCGCTGGAGTCCGAGCTTAATGTGAAGATATTCGAGCGTGCATCCCGCCCGCCAAGCCTGACAACAGAGGGAAGACAAGTTCTTGAATTAGCAAAAGAAATTTTGCATCTCGAAGAAAATACGATTGCTGGCCTGAAGGGTCGGAAGATGTCAGGGACCATCCGGCTTGGCACTGTCCGAACCAGTGCCCTCAACTTGCTTCCTCAAGCTGTGGTTGCAATGCACGACAAATATCCCGCCTTGAAAATCAACTTGAGGGTCGGATTTTCCTCTTCCATGATCTCGGATGTCGCTTCCGGGCGCCTCGACGCCGCAGTTGTTGCGGAGCATGTAAGTTTGCCCCCCCAACTAAGGTGGAGTCCCTTTTTGCACGAGCCCCTTTGGATAATTGCACCCGAGACCGTCACGGAACGGGATCCGATTCACCTGCTTGGCAGCTATCCCTTTGTCAGATTTGCCACCAATGTTCCCCTGTCGAATCTGATCGATACAGAAATTTCCAGATTGGGTGTCGTGACGCTCGATGTCGCAGAAATCGATACGATAGGCGCAATTGTCACCTGCGTACGGCAAGGGCTGGGCATCTCGGTGGTGCCACATTCTGCGGTTCAGTCTCCTGACGCAGACAGGGTTGTCAAACTGCCCTTTGGCAATCCGCATATCACGCGGCGCATCGGCATCGTCGAGCGAATCAATGCCCCACGTGGAGAAGTGATCGAGCGGCTGCACGCTTTGCTCGCCGACCTTTGCGGCGAATATGGTGTCTGGCGCGAATAA
- a CDS encoding MarR family transcriptional regulator, protein MDMKEAEQHVGYLLFEVSRLFRRRYEERSKSCGLTLQQARVIGYLSHHPDGLSQATLAHAIDSDPMTISGILDRLEKRELVKRVQDPADSRAKLVTITPEGSELFIHARSISRELFDQILGNLKDGHREILMESLKSIRHQLIDMSPENKETQK, encoded by the coding sequence ATGGATATGAAGGAAGCCGAACAGCATGTGGGCTACCTCCTTTTCGAAGTGTCCCGCCTGTTTCGCCGTCGCTATGAAGAGCGGTCCAAGTCCTGTGGTCTGACCTTACAGCAGGCCCGCGTCATTGGGTATCTGTCACATCATCCTGACGGTTTGTCTCAGGCAACACTGGCGCATGCCATCGATAGCGATCCGATGACCATCAGCGGCATATTGGACCGGTTGGAGAAACGCGAACTGGTGAAACGCGTTCAGGATCCCGCCGATAGCCGCGCCAAGCTGGTAACGATTACGCCGGAAGGCAGCGAGCTGTTCATCCATGCGCGCAGCATCAGCCGCGAACTTTTTGATCAGATACTCGGCAACCTGAAGGATGGCCACAGGGAAATCCTGATGGAAAGCCTGAAAAGCATCCGCCACCAGCTAATAGATATGTCTCCCGAAAACAAGGAAACACAGAAATGA
- a CDS encoding RraA family protein — translation MDIGFRICKRERVAPKELVEAYKQVPVANVSDSMFRMTAAGSKLRPMHASGSMAGPALTVKARPGDNLMFQKAIDLAEPGDIIVVDAGGDVTNALMGELMLAWAIQRGVAGFVINGAIRDVDAFVETNLPTFAAGISHRGPYKDGPGEINVPISINGMVIQPGDIVIGDSDGVLAVPLDAAEEILKKAQAKHSAETRQLQNISEGKNDRSWVDAALKARGCTLP, via the coding sequence ATGGATATCGGATTTCGGATTTGCAAACGTGAGCGCGTTGCGCCGAAGGAACTCGTAGAGGCTTACAAACAGGTGCCGGTGGCCAATGTCTCGGACAGCATGTTCCGTATGACAGCCGCAGGCTCCAAGCTGCGTCCCATGCATGCCAGCGGCAGCATGGCTGGTCCGGCACTGACCGTCAAGGCGCGCCCCGGCGACAATCTCATGTTCCAGAAAGCAATCGATCTGGCCGAACCGGGCGACATCATTGTGGTCGACGCCGGCGGCGATGTCACCAACGCCCTGATGGGCGAGTTGATGCTGGCCTGGGCGATCCAGCGCGGAGTGGCAGGCTTTGTCATCAACGGTGCAATCCGCGATGTGGACGCCTTTGTTGAAACCAACCTGCCAACATTTGCCGCAGGCATATCTCACCGTGGACCATACAAGGATGGACCGGGCGAGATTAACGTTCCCATCAGCATCAACGGCATGGTTATCCAGCCGGGCGATATCGTTATCGGCGATTCCGATGGCGTATTGGCTGTTCCTTTGGATGCCGCTGAAGAGATTCTCAAAAAGGCGCAAGCGAAGCACAGCGCAGAAACCCGCCAACTTCAGAATATTTCTGAAGGCAAGAATGACCGCAGCTGGGTGGATGCTGCCTTGAAGGCGCGGGGCTGCACTTTACCATAA
- a CDS encoding TIM barrel protein encodes MKTSISTVSIAGDLSEKLTAIAAAGFNGIEIFEQDFITFDGSPETVGKLVRDHGLTIDLLQPMRDFEGFSGAARTRAFDRAERKFDLMEQLGTDLLLVSSSDHPEALGGIEQIAEDFRELGERAAKRGLRIGYEARAWGRVISDYRDAWEVVRMADHDSVGLILDSFHILARNNPLNAIRSIPGQRIFHVQLADAPKIEMNLEYWSRHFRTMPGEGELDLLSFMSSVAATGYKGPIALEILNDQFRSGRPRAIAVDGQRSLLNLMDKVRQAEPHLALNVPKMPVREPIRGVEFVEFAASDKDAGNLAQMLSALGFVATAKHIAREVTLWQQGDIKLVVNTSKEGFAHSAYVMHGLSVCDIGLLVDDASAAAERARILGASPFMQKRLVGELNIPAVRGVSGSVLHLLDRSSPLAKVWSVEFEPIEEEINTSGVGLTTIDHVAQVVNDEDMQTWTLFYESIFALDKTPLVDVSDPSGFVHSRAIQSSDGAFRLTLNGVQTHRTFAGRFVADSSGSSVQHLAFRTDNLLETATKLKERGFEPLPISENYYADLATRFDLDDDFLKQLSEANIFYDEDENGAYLQLYSRPYGDGFFFEIVERRANYHKYGAPNAAYRTAALKRLSRPSGIPRK; translated from the coding sequence ATGAAAACATCGATTTCGACCGTCTCCATTGCAGGGGATCTCAGCGAGAAGCTGACGGCTATTGCAGCAGCCGGTTTTAACGGGATCGAAATTTTCGAGCAGGATTTCATAACCTTTGACGGGTCTCCTGAAACTGTTGGCAAATTGGTCCGTGATCATGGTCTGACCATCGATCTTCTACAGCCCATGCGCGATTTTGAAGGCTTCTCCGGTGCCGCGCGTACCCGCGCGTTTGATCGCGCTGAACGCAAGTTCGATCTAATGGAACAACTGGGCACGGACCTGCTTCTGGTGAGCTCGTCTGATCATCCCGAAGCGTTGGGCGGTATCGAGCAGATTGCTGAGGATTTCCGCGAACTGGGCGAACGCGCAGCCAAGCGCGGCTTGCGTATTGGCTATGAAGCCCGCGCCTGGGGACGGGTCATCTCTGACTATCGCGACGCTTGGGAAGTGGTCCGCATGGCCGATCATGATTCTGTCGGCCTCATTCTCGATAGCTTCCATATTCTGGCGCGCAACAACCCACTCAATGCCATCCGTTCCATTCCCGGTCAGCGGATTTTCCATGTGCAACTGGCCGATGCACCCAAGATCGAAATGAATCTGGAATATTGGTCCCGCCACTTCCGCACCATGCCGGGAGAGGGGGAACTGGATCTGCTCTCCTTCATGTCATCGGTTGCGGCCACGGGCTATAAAGGGCCAATCGCCCTTGAGATCCTCAACGATCAGTTCCGCAGCGGCAGGCCGCGCGCCATTGCCGTTGACGGTCAGCGCTCGCTGCTCAACCTGATGGACAAGGTGCGTCAGGCCGAACCTCATCTGGCGCTCAATGTGCCCAAGATGCCGGTGCGCGAACCGATCCGCGGCGTGGAATTCGTGGAATTTGCTGCCAGCGACAAGGATGCTGGCAATCTGGCCCAGATGCTTTCGGCTCTGGGCTTTGTCGCCACGGCCAAGCATATCGCCCGCGAGGTGACCCTCTGGCAACAGGGTGACATCAAACTGGTGGTCAACACCTCAAAAGAGGGCTTCGCTCATTCAGCCTATGTCATGCATGGGCTTTCGGTGTGTGACATCGGGCTGTTGGTAGATGATGCCTCGGCGGCGGCAGAACGCGCCCGTATTCTTGGCGCCAGCCCCTTTATGCAGAAGCGTCTCGTCGGGGAGCTTAATATTCCCGCAGTGCGTGGCGTGAGCGGCTCGGTCCTGCATTTGCTGGATCGTTCAAGCCCACTGGCCAAGGTCTGGTCAGTGGAGTTCGAACCGATTGAGGAGGAGATCAACACCAGTGGCGTGGGGTTGACGACCATCGACCATGTGGCACAAGTCGTCAATGACGAGGACATGCAGACATGGACGCTTTTCTACGAGTCGATCTTTGCCCTTGATAAAACCCCTCTGGTTGACGTGTCCGACCCAAGCGGCTTTGTACATAGCCGTGCGATCCAGAGCTCGGATGGAGCCTTCCGATTAACGCTCAATGGCGTGCAGACCCACCGAACCTTCGCTGGGCGCTTTGTTGCCGACAGCTCGGGTTCCTCAGTTCAGCACCTTGCCTTCAGAACGGACAATCTGTTGGAAACCGCCACCAAGCTGAAAGAGCGCGGCTTCGAACCCCTGCCGATTTCGGAAAATTATTATGCAGATTTGGCCACCCGCTTCGATCTGGATGACGATTTCCTCAAGCAACTGAGCGAGGCCAACATCTTCTATGATGAAGATGAAAACGGCGCCTATCTCCAGCTTTATAGTCGCCCCTATGGGGATGGTTTCTTCTTCGAGATCGTCGAAAGGCGGGCCAATTACCATAAATATGGCGCTCCCAATGCTGCCTATCGCACTGCTGCGCTCAAACGGCTTTCGCGGCCATCGGGCATACCCCGAAAATAG
- a CDS encoding hydroxyacid dehydrogenase, protein MSKTILVTGPDLAPAAQELVQTHGFETVHTPAYAASEVIADFLVKTDAVAVVSRMGRIDANVIARAPSLKVISKHGVGVDNIDVAAAAQKGIPVLKATGANAISVAEHAITLMLTTVKRILPLDSGLRAGKWEKPGFKGVELAGSTLALMGLGAIAQETGKIAKGLGLKLVGYDPFASQDCFDELGVERVDSLTALLAQADILSLHCPLNDQTRQMINEDSIRLMPEGSYIVNTARGGLIDEDALLAAVQSGHLAGAGLDTFATEPPAADHPFWQEPRIVSTPHIGGVTHQANARVGCEAVRGIFQILDGEAVAKDRYANWALLVEAGHR, encoded by the coding sequence ATGTCAAAGACGATCCTCGTCACGGGGCCGGATCTGGCTCCGGCTGCGCAGGAGCTTGTGCAAACGCATGGTTTCGAGACGGTTCATACACCGGCTTATGCAGCCAGCGAGGTTATTGCCGATTTTCTCGTAAAGACAGACGCCGTTGCCGTAGTGTCTCGCATGGGGCGGATTGATGCCAATGTGATTGCGAGGGCTCCGTCCCTGAAAGTGATTTCCAAGCATGGAGTTGGCGTCGACAATATCGATGTGGCAGCCGCAGCGCAAAAGGGTATTCCGGTGCTCAAGGCGACCGGAGCCAACGCGATATCCGTTGCAGAGCATGCCATCACGCTGATGCTGACCACGGTCAAGCGCATTTTGCCGCTGGACTCTGGCTTGCGTGCGGGAAAATGGGAAAAGCCGGGCTTCAAGGGCGTAGAACTGGCTGGCTCGACCCTTGCTCTGATGGGCTTGGGCGCGATTGCGCAGGAAACCGGAAAGATCGCCAAGGGCCTCGGGCTCAAGCTGGTCGGCTACGACCCCTTTGCCAGCCAGGACTGTTTTGATGAACTGGGTGTCGAGCGCGTAGACAGCCTGACTGCCCTGCTTGCACAGGCAGACATTCTTAGCCTGCACTGCCCCCTGAACGATCAGACACGCCAGATGATCAACGAAGACAGCATCCGTCTGATGCCGGAAGGAAGCTACATCGTCAACACCGCCCGTGGCGGTCTGATCGACGAAGACGCGCTTCTGGCGGCGGTCCAGTCAGGCCATTTGGCCGGTGCCGGTCTGGACACCTTCGCCACGGAACCCCCCGCTGCGGATCATCCCTTCTGGCAAGAACCACGAATTGTTTCAACGCCCCATATCGGCGGTGTGACCCATCAGGCCAATGCCCGTGTGGGCTGCGAGGCCGTGCGGGGCATTTTCCAGATTCTGGACGGCGAAGCCGTCGCCAAGGATCGCTATGCCAACTGGGCTTTGTTGGTTGAAGCCGGGCATCGTTAA
- a CDS encoding tripartite tricarboxylate transporter TctB family protein: MHNKPTHRFLRAESITAFCIIVVAAAFLIPTTDLAPLSALLPAAMLVGLILLALVMLITDQRKAAAGEEAEAVVKSPKRVFGAFGLIILYAICVDLIGFYISTALSLPLVAYIFGYRSPVGLAIATAIVLLAIYLIFGVSMSQEFPTGLLWAK; the protein is encoded by the coding sequence ATGCATAATAAACCAACCCATCGGTTCCTACGTGCAGAATCGATCACAGCATTTTGCATTATCGTGGTCGCGGCTGCCTTTCTGATTCCGACAACTGACCTGGCCCCGCTGTCTGCGCTTCTGCCAGCCGCTATGCTCGTTGGCCTCATTCTGCTGGCACTCGTGATGCTGATTACCGATCAACGCAAAGCAGCCGCCGGAGAAGAAGCCGAAGCTGTCGTGAAATCTCCAAAGCGTGTCTTTGGCGCGTTTGGGCTTATTATCCTTTACGCCATCTGCGTCGACCTGATCGGCTTTTATATCAGCACCGCTCTGTCGCTGCCGCTGGTCGCCTATATTTTCGGTTATCGCAGTCCTGTTGGTCTTGCCATTGCCACTGCCATCGTTCTTTTAGCCATCTATCTGATCTTTGGTGTCTCAATGTCTCAGGAATTCCCAACCGGTCTTCTGTGGGCGAAGTGA
- a CDS encoding HlyD family secretion protein codes for MSARTSRVAENVTELEIESDASTPESEAQIPASAPMPQSEEDTAATGKKRPGRLLLMVSVPLLIVLGGLWVWLTGGRFEETDNAYAHQTKVAISADISGRIASVGVKDNQHVLAGDVLFKLDPEPFQIAVDEEKAALAKARLDVEQLKVSFHTAEASLASARDTLAVQQELYDRRAILAEKGIASSSTLDELKLSLLAAKNAVTTAEKRVDSARAALGGDPSIQTDEHPTVRSELAKLELAERNLRKTTIKAPSAGVIAQVDDMNVGQFVTAGSAMASLFEADDTWVEANFKETQLEGIKVGMPVDITFDAYPSTHFDGKVSSISAGTGAEFALIPAQNATGNWVKVVQRVPVRIELEQAPETANLRSGMSAVVSVDKGQSTLDKLKGI; via the coding sequence ATGAGTGCTCGCACCTCAAGGGTTGCTGAGAATGTGACCGAATTGGAGATTGAAAGCGATGCGTCCACTCCCGAGAGTGAGGCCCAGATTCCCGCTTCTGCTCCGATGCCACAATCTGAAGAAGATACTGCAGCCACGGGCAAAAAAAGGCCTGGCCGGCTGCTCCTCATGGTGTCAGTTCCATTGCTCATCGTGCTGGGCGGCCTTTGGGTCTGGTTGACCGGAGGACGGTTTGAGGAAACCGACAATGCTTATGCGCATCAGACGAAGGTGGCCATCTCGGCGGATATTTCGGGCCGGATCGCCTCTGTGGGCGTGAAGGACAACCAGCATGTTTTAGCTGGCGATGTCTTGTTTAAGCTCGACCCTGAGCCCTTCCAGATCGCCGTGGATGAGGAAAAGGCGGCGCTTGCCAAGGCGCGTCTGGATGTCGAGCAGCTGAAAGTGAGCTTCCACACAGCTGAGGCTTCTCTGGCGTCGGCCCGGGATACCCTTGCCGTTCAGCAGGAACTCTATGATCGCCGCGCCATTCTGGCAGAAAAGGGCATTGCTTCCAGCTCCACGCTGGATGAACTCAAGCTTTCCCTTCTGGCGGCCAAGAATGCCGTTACCACAGCGGAAAAGCGGGTGGATAGCGCAAGAGCTGCGCTGGGTGGAGATCCCTCCATTCAAACAGACGAGCATCCAACGGTTCGCAGCGAGCTTGCCAAGCTGGAGCTGGCTGAACGTAATCTGAGAAAGACCACGATCAAGGCTCCGAGCGCCGGTGTTATTGCGCAGGTGGATGACATGAATGTTGGCCAGTTTGTTACCGCAGGTAGTGCCATGGCCAGCCTGTTCGAAGCAGATGACACATGGGTGGAAGCCAATTTCAAGGAAACCCAGTTGGAAGGTATCAAGGTTGGCATGCCGGTGGACATTACTTTTGACGCTTATCCGAGCACGCATTTCGATGGCAAAGTAAGCAGCATCAGTGCCGGAACCGGTGCAGAATTTGCCCTGATCCCCGCTCAGAATGCAACCGGCAACTGGGTGAAGGTCGTGCAGCGCGTACCAGTGCGCATCGAACTGGAACAGGCCCCCGAAACAGCCAACTTACGCTCGGGCATGAGTGCAGTCGTTAGCGTCGACAAAGGCCAGTCCACTCTGGATAAACTCAAGGGCATTTAA